From a single Leishmania infantum JPCM5 genome chromosome 36 genomic region:
- the RPT6 gene encoding proteasome regulatory ATPase subunit, giving the protein MLADVAAPSSSSTAPGSNTAVSDYFLQKIHELRATQKRTLDNFERLEAQRNDLNRRVRHLKEEVQMLQESGSLVVDVVRVMGKNKVLVKAGSGQGKMVVDVDKSVDFKDLTPNARVALRSGTSAIHYILPTKVDPLVSLMKVEKAGKESTYDEIGGLSRQVKEIKEVIELPVKHPKLFEALGIEQPKGVLLYGPPGTGKTLLARAVAHHTDCTFIRVSGAELVQKYIGEGARMVRELFVMAREHSPSIIFMDEIDSIGSSRLESGENGDSEVQRTMLELLNQLDGFEASKNIKVIMATNRMDILDEALLRPGRIDRKIEFPAPDEAARFEILKIHSRKMNLTRGIDLKDIAKKTSNCSGAELKAVCTEAGMFALRERRVHITHEDFVLAVAKVMHKDQDKNVSLKKMWK; this is encoded by the coding sequence ATGCTCGCTGACGttgccgcgccgtcgtcgtcgtcaacGGCGCCGGGGAGCAACACCGCCGTCTCTGACTACTTTCTTCAAAAGATccacgagctgcgcgcgacgCAGAAGCGAACCCTCGACAATTTCGAGCGCCTCGAAGCCCAGCGCAATGACCTTAACCGCCGTGTCCGCCACctcaaggaggaggtgcagatGCTGCAGGAATCCGGCTCCCTGGTCGTGGACGTTGTCAGAGTAATGGGCAAGAACAAGGTGCTGGTGAAGGCCGGTTCTGGGCAGGGAAAGATGGTGGTGGATGTGGACAAGTCGGTGGACTTCAAGGACTTGACCCCCAACGCCCGCGTTGccctgcgcagcggcacctcggCAATCCACTACATTCTGCCCACGAAGGTCGACCCGCTCGTGTCTCTCATGAAGGTCGAGAAGGCTGGCAAGGAGTCGACCTATGACGAGATCGGCGGTCTGTCGCGCCAGGTGAAGGAGATCAAGGAAGTGATCGAGCTCCCCGTGAAGCACCCAAAGCTGTTCGAGGCTCTTGGCATTGAGCAGCCGAAGGGTGTGCTTCTGTATGGCCCGCCTGGCACCGGTAAGACGCTGCTTGCGCGCGCGGTGGCACACCACACCGACTGCACCTTTATCCGTGTCAGtggcgcggagctggtgCAGAAGTACATCGGCGAGGGTGCCCGCATGGTGCGTGAGTTGTTCGTTATGGCGCGTGAGCACAGCCCCTCAATCATTTTCATGGATGAAATCGACTCCATCGGCTCCTCGCGCTTGGAGTCGGGCGAGAACGGTGACAGCGAGGTGCAGCGTACCATGCTTGAGCTCCTGAACCAGTTGGATGGCTTTGAGGCCTCCAAAAACATCAAGGTGATTATGGCGACCAACCGCATGGACATCCTtgacgaggcgctgctgcgccctgGTCGCATCGACCGTAAGATTGAGTTTCCCGCCCCGGACGAAGCAGCCCGCTTTGAGATTCTCAAGATCCACTCGCGCAAGATGAATCTGACACGCGGCATTGACCTCAAGGACATTGCCAAGAAAACGTCCAACTGCTCTGGCGCCGAGCTGAAGGCGGTGTGCACCGAGGCAGGCATGTTTGCTCTACGCGAGCGCCGCGTGCACATCACGCACGAGGACTTTGTGCTCGCTGTTGCCAAGGTGATGCACAAGGATCAGGACAAGAACGTGTCGTTGAAGAAGATGTGGAAGTAG